A stretch of the Poseidonibacter parvus genome encodes the following:
- a CDS encoding bacteriohemerythrin — translation MQNIDIFPWDNHFNTGIEIIDNQHRKLVIILNRLATMLAYQSTNDKLNDILDELIEYTVYHFETEESIWHKHMDDDSTKVEHEAIHQKFIDTILELKQQQNIKPLHELADSTLKFLAKWLASHILESDRYMSHVVFGLEEGLNIDDAKKYAKDKMSGSSKILIEIILSIYSTLSENTLHLMREIKNHAIYENKISSQDKYQELLIELSTSFINLPIEQIDDAIEDALGKMSSFVGVDRAYIFDYDFVNKTSSNIYEWCEKDIQPQIQELKNIPIAFMKNWLEIHSKGEHILIQDVLALPEGPIRDILVPQDIKSLVTFPLMEKNVCKGFVGFDAVKKQHIFTEIEISLLHLFSELLVNVSQRKKTQESLSHERGFLKTLIQAIPDLVWLKDTDGIYMACNNRFEDFFGAKESEIVGKSDYDFIEKSLADLFRKNDKKVIESGKASVNEEQVPFAIDGHKEILHTTKVPIYDANRNIIGVLGVGRDITDLKHTQKELETKEHYQRALLDNFPFLVWLKDDNGRFLAVNKPFWNACNISSSDYIIGKTDYDIWPKELAELYSKDDKKVLNSKKPMNVEEQVQSKEDILWMETYKSPVTLDGNIIGSVGFSRDITEKKELEKNLIMERDRFERYLQTVEAIIISMDKSGKIILINRKGCDLLEYSEEELIGKQWFDVCLPQPIGMEEVYPVFLDIMVGNMKGAEYFENIVKSKSGKEYLIAWHNTYLRDDKGLIIGTLSAGENITIRRKDEDKLRLAASVFSNSREGIIITSRDNKILRVNNAVEGITGYSKEELIGKNPKVLSSGKYSKTFYSVMWEAINTQGYWSGEVSNRNKNGTVYIEFLTISAVKDSENNISNYVALFSDITSTKEQQKRLEYIAHYDALTGLPNRVLFSDRLNQAMAQTRRNKSMLAVVYIDLDGFKEINDLYGHDHGDILLSTISSRMNEVTRDGDTISRIGGDEFVSVLIGLQKQEECIPMLKRLLRTSSEAVHHNGLTMNVSASIGVSFFSYKDNIDADQLIRYSDQAMYQAKILGKNRFHIFDSIEDANIRTHHEKIENIKNALYNNEFVLYYQPKVNMKTGETVGMEALIRWEDPLYGIKTPEEFLPIVDGHTLSIEIGEWVLEEAIKHIEEWKNLGFNFIVSINIGAMHLLQGNVLEYIKTLLLKYPKVNPSDFKLEILETSALEDITHVIQVMKDCKQLGILFSLDDFGTGYSSLTYLKRLPASELKIDRSFVRDMLHDTDDLIILNGIINLANTFQRDVIAEGVESIEQGFLLLRMGCEIAQGYVIAKPMPMNEIINWIKEFKVNEKWLNCQVMNRDDTSVLYALVEHNEWMNKFNLFIQEKTSNIPEQDHIKCKLNQWLLAMDKSSIIESHKLNTLKILHKELYEKANIIIESNNLNHLNNDIEEVRKIHKKMLNILEEI, via the coding sequence ATGCAAAATATAGATATTTTTCCATGGGATAATCATTTTAATACTGGTATTGAAATTATTGATAATCAACACCGTAAACTTGTAATAATTTTGAATCGTCTTGCAACTATGCTTGCTTACCAATCAACAAATGATAAACTCAATGATATCTTAGATGAACTTATTGAATATACTGTATATCACTTTGAAACAGAAGAATCTATTTGGCATAAACATATGGATGATGATTCTACTAAAGTAGAGCATGAGGCTATTCATCAAAAGTTTATTGATACAATTTTAGAGTTAAAACAACAACAAAATATTAAACCTTTACATGAACTTGCTGATAGTACCTTAAAATTTTTAGCCAAATGGCTCGCATCACATATACTTGAAAGTGATCGTTATATGTCTCATGTAGTATTTGGCTTAGAAGAGGGCTTAAATATTGATGATGCAAAGAAGTATGCAAAAGATAAAATGAGTGGCTCAAGTAAAATTCTTATTGAGATTATTTTATCTATATATTCTACTTTATCTGAAAATACATTACACCTAATGCGTGAAATTAAAAATCATGCTATTTATGAAAACAAAATTTCATCTCAAGATAAATACCAAGAACTACTTATTGAACTTTCAACATCTTTTATTAACCTACCAATAGAACAAATTGATGATGCAATTGAAGACGCGTTAGGAAAAATGTCAAGCTTTGTAGGTGTTGATCGTGCTTATATATTTGACTATGATTTTGTAAATAAAACTTCTTCAAATATCTATGAATGGTGTGAAAAAGATATTCAACCACAAATTCAAGAGTTAAAAAATATTCCTATAGCTTTTATGAAAAATTGGCTTGAAATACACTCTAAAGGAGAACATATACTCATCCAAGATGTTCTTGCTCTTCCTGAAGGCCCAATAAGAGATATCTTAGTACCTCAAGATATTAAAAGTCTTGTTACTTTTCCACTTATGGAAAAAAATGTTTGTAAAGGATTTGTTGGTTTTGATGCAGTAAAGAAGCAGCATATTTTTACTGAAATTGAAATTTCTCTTTTACATTTGTTTAGTGAACTTTTAGTAAATGTTTCTCAAAGAAAAAAAACACAAGAATCACTTAGTCATGAACGAGGCTTCTTAAAAACACTTATCCAAGCAATTCCCGATTTGGTGTGGTTAAAAGACACTGATGGAATCTACATGGCCTGCAACAATCGCTTTGAGGATTTTTTTGGTGCAAAAGAATCAGAGATCGTAGGAAAAAGTGATTATGATTTTATTGAAAAATCTTTAGCTGACCTTTTTCGCAAGAATGATAAAAAAGTTATAGAAAGTGGAAAAGCAAGTGTAAATGAAGAGCAAGTTCCCTTTGCAATAGATGGACATAAAGAGATATTACATACTACAAAAGTACCTATATATGATGCCAATAGGAATATTATTGGTGTTTTAGGAGTAGGTCGTGATATTACAGATCTTAAACATACTCAAAAAGAGTTAGAAACAAAAGAGCATTATCAACGTGCATTATTAGATAATTTTCCTTTTCTTGTCTGGCTTAAAGATGATAACGGAAGGTTTTTAGCTGTAAATAAACCTTTTTGGAATGCTTGTAACATTTCTTCATCAGATTACATTATAGGAAAAACTGATTATGATATTTGGCCAAAAGAGCTAGCTGAGTTGTATTCTAAAGATGATAAAAAAGTTCTTAACTCTAAAAAACCAATGAATGTTGAAGAACAAGTACAATCTAAGGAAGATATCTTATGGATGGAAACTTATAAATCTCCTGTTACTTTAGATGGTAATATTATAGGAAGTGTTGGCTTTTCTAGGGATATAACTGAAAAAAAAGAATTAGAAAAAAATCTTATTATGGAACGTGATCGTTTTGAAAGGTACTTACAAACAGTTGAAGCTATTATTATTTCCATGGATAAATCAGGGAAAATTATTCTTATTAATCGTAAAGGATGTGATCTTCTTGAGTATTCAGAAGAAGAATTGATAGGGAAGCAATGGTTTGATGTTTGTTTGCCTCAACCTATAGGAATGGAAGAAGTGTATCCAGTGTTTTTGGATATTATGGTTGGAAATATGAAAGGGGCTGAGTACTTTGAAAATATAGTTAAATCAAAATCTGGAAAAGAATATCTTATTGCATGGCACAATACTTATCTCAGAGATGATAAAGGTCTTATTATTGGGACACTTAGTGCTGGAGAAAATATTACAATACGCAGAAAAGATGAAGATAAGTTACGTTTAGCTGCAAGTGTATTTTCAAATAGCCGTGAGGGAATTATAATTACATCAAGGGATAATAAAATTCTAAGAGTCAACAATGCAGTAGAAGGTATTACTGGATACTCTAAAGAAGAGTTAATAGGTAAAAATCCAAAAGTATTAAGCTCTGGCAAATATTCAAAAACATTCTATTCTGTTATGTGGGAAGCAATAAATACTCAAGGTTATTGGAGTGGTGAAGTAAGCAATAGAAATAAAAATGGAACAGTTTATATTGAGTTTTTGACAATTAGTGCTGTTAAAGATAGTGAGAATAATATTTCAAATTATGTTGCACTTTTCTCAGACATAACATCAACAAAAGAACAACAAAAAAGATTAGAATATATTGCTCATTATGATGCTCTTACTGGATTACCAAACCGTGTATTATTCTCAGATAGATTGAATCAAGCAATGGCGCAAACACGAAGAAATAAGTCTATGCTTGCGGTTGTATATATTGATTTAGATGGATTTAAAGAGATAAACGATCTATATGGACATGATCATGGTGATATTCTTTTGAGTACAATTTCATCGAGAATGAATGAAGTAACTCGTGATGGTGATACTATTTCACGAATTGGTGGAGATGAATTTGTATCTGTATTAATAGGTTTACAAAAACAAGAAGAATGTATACCAATGCTTAAACGTCTTTTGAGAACATCTTCTGAAGCAGTTCATCATAATGGTTTAACTATGAATGTGAGTGCTAGTATTGGAGTCTCTTTCTTTAGTTATAAAGATAATATAGATGCTGATCAACTTATACGTTATTCTGACCAAGCAATGTATCAAGCAAAGATTTTAGGTAAAAATAGATTTCATATATTTGATTCTATTGAGGATGCTAATATCAGAACTCATCATGAGAAGATTGAAAATATAAAAAATGCACTTTATAATAATGAGTTTGTACTTTATTATCAACCAAAAGTTAATATGAAAACTGGTGAAACAGTAGGTATGGAAGCACTTATAAGATGGGAAGATCCCCTTTATGGGATTAAAACACCAGAAGAATTTTTACCAATAGTGGATGGACATACTTTAAGTATAGAAATAGGAGAATGGGTACTTGAAGAGGCTATTAAGCATATCGAAGAATGGAAAAATCTAGGATTTAATTTTATTGTTAGTATCAACATAGGTGCGATGCATTTACTTCAAGGTAATGTGCTTGAGTATATTAAAACACTTCTTTTAAAATACCCTAAAGTTAATCCTAGTGATTTTAAACTAGAAATTCTTGAAACAAGTGCGTTAGAAGATATTACTCATGTTATTCAAGTGATGAAAGATTGTAAGCAACTAGGTATATTATTTTCACTAGATGACTTTGGTACAGGTTATTCTTCTTTAACTTATCTAAAACGTCTTCCTGCTTCTGAGCTTAAAATAGATAGAAGTTTTGTACGTGATATGCTTCATGATACAGATGACTTAATTATTCTTAACGGTATAATTAATCTTGCAAATACATTTCAACGTGACGTTATAGCTGAAGGAGTTGAAAGTATTGAGCAAGGGTTTCTACTCTTACGTATGGGATGTGAAATTGCACAGGGTTATGTTATTGCCAAGCCTATGCCAATGAATGAGATAATAAATTGGATTAAAGAGTTTAAAGTAAATGAAAAATGGCTCAATTGTCAAGTTATGAATCGTGATGATACTTCTGTTTTATATGCTTTAGTAGAACATAATGAATGGATGAATAAATTTAATCTTTTTATTCAAGAAAAAACTTCAAATATTCCAGAACAAGATCATATTAAATGTAAACTAAACCAATGGCTTTTGGCTATGGATAAAAGCTCTATAATAGAAAGTCACAAGTTAAATACATTAAAAATACTTCATAAAGAACTGTATGAAAAAGCCAATATAATTATTGAAAGTAATAATCTAAATCATCTTAATAATGACATTGAAGAAGTAAGAAAAATACATAAAAAAATGCTAAATATTTTAGAAGAGATTTAA